One window from the genome of Dyadobacter sp. CECT 9275 encodes:
- a CDS encoding outer membrane protein assembly factor BamB family protein: protein MKHWYWKYLCAGMLLLLGSGTRFEKERPKSGEGDGADWPAYGGNSAGNRYSPLTQINKENVKNLRVAWQFDTGENKDTTQRGMDVQCQPIVVNGIMYGTTPRLKLFAIDAATGREVWKFDPLSPGKRPRFHPVRGVVYWADGQDKRILYSVGPTLYAVDAKTGKLVQDFGKNGEVDLHEGLGDEKTLGYDVNAFSIRSTTPGVIYKNLIIMGSSVSEGGDALPGHIRAFDVRSGKLAWVFRTIPLPGEYGYETWAKDSYKKLGGANCWAGMVVDEKRGTVFLGTGSPSSDFYGGARPGQNLFANCVIALNAETGKRIWHFQTVHHDLWDRDIPCPPTLLTVRYKGKMVDAVAQTTKDGYVFVFDRDTGKPLFPIKEVPVPTTPALPGEKPWPTQPVPTKPAPFSNQVLTEADITDRTPEAKDYVLDRFKNSRSGSKYLPPSLEGTLYYGFGGGAEWGGNAADPQGILYVNANNMLWWLKMRDSKEPAASGKPLTKGGMLFNTNCTACHGLNGKTVASSAQAYPDLTNIGKRMSAEQIASILETGKGRMPSFQHISKEDRNALINYLMNTETVRPAASNDIHNSGVTIEKTAKGDFPYLPPYLNNGNTQFRDQDNYPAIKAPWGTLNAIDLNTGEYLWKVPFGEFPELMKKGVPQTGTENHGGPVVTASGLLFIAATYDEKMRAFDTATGKIVWEYKLPAGGFATPVTYMVNGKQYIAIAAGGTRYGLEPGGSYIAFALP from the coding sequence ATGAAACATTGGTATTGGAAATACCTGTGTGCAGGAATGCTATTGCTTTTGGGTAGCGGCACACGTTTTGAAAAAGAAAGACCGAAATCAGGAGAAGGAGATGGAGCAGACTGGCCAGCCTACGGCGGGAACAGCGCAGGGAACCGGTATTCACCCCTGACGCAGATCAACAAGGAGAATGTAAAAAACCTCAGGGTAGCCTGGCAGTTTGATACCGGGGAAAATAAGGATACCACACAGCGCGGAATGGATGTACAGTGCCAGCCCATAGTTGTTAACGGCATCATGTACGGAACTACGCCAAGGCTTAAATTATTTGCAATAGATGCGGCAACGGGCAGAGAGGTATGGAAGTTTGATCCGCTCAGTCCGGGGAAACGGCCACGTTTTCATCCGGTGAGAGGAGTAGTTTACTGGGCCGACGGGCAGGATAAAAGGATTTTATACTCTGTGGGGCCAACCCTGTATGCGGTGGACGCCAAAACGGGAAAGCTGGTGCAGGATTTTGGGAAAAACGGTGAGGTGGATCTTCATGAGGGGTTGGGAGACGAAAAAACACTGGGGTATGATGTGAATGCTTTTTCAATACGCTCCACTACTCCTGGTGTAATTTACAAAAACCTGATTATCATGGGTTCCTCCGTGTCAGAAGGAGGAGATGCGCTTCCTGGACATATCCGTGCTTTTGATGTGCGGTCGGGCAAGCTGGCATGGGTGTTCAGAACTATACCTTTGCCGGGGGAGTATGGCTACGAAACCTGGGCTAAAGATTCATACAAGAAACTGGGCGGAGCTAACTGCTGGGCAGGAATGGTAGTGGATGAAAAACGGGGCACTGTTTTCCTTGGCACCGGCTCTCCTTCGTCCGATTTTTATGGCGGTGCGCGTCCCGGACAAAATCTTTTTGCGAATTGCGTTATCGCCCTGAATGCGGAAACGGGCAAACGGATCTGGCATTTTCAAACTGTTCATCATGATCTTTGGGACAGGGATATCCCATGTCCGCCCACCTTGCTGACCGTCAGGTACAAAGGCAAAATGGTGGATGCCGTTGCACAAACCACCAAGGATGGTTATGTATTTGTATTCGACAGGGATACCGGCAAACCCTTGTTTCCGATAAAGGAAGTACCTGTTCCGACAACGCCGGCATTACCTGGAGAAAAACCCTGGCCCACGCAGCCGGTACCCACCAAGCCGGCCCCTTTCTCTAATCAGGTTTTGACGGAAGCGGACATTACAGACCGTACGCCCGAAGCCAAAGACTATGTGCTGGACCGCTTTAAAAATAGCCGCTCGGGCAGTAAATATTTGCCGCCAAGCCTGGAAGGTACCTTGTATTATGGCTTTGGTGGTGGGGCAGAATGGGGAGGTAATGCTGCTGATCCTCAGGGTATTCTTTATGTAAATGCCAATAATATGCTCTGGTGGCTGAAAATGCGGGACAGTAAAGAACCTGCCGCTTCTGGCAAACCACTCACCAAAGGCGGAATGCTGTTTAATACCAATTGCACAGCCTGTCATGGGTTAAACGGAAAAACGGTAGCATCTTCGGCACAGGCGTATCCGGACCTGACCAACATTGGCAAACGAATGTCAGCGGAGCAGATTGCCTCCATCCTGGAGACTGGAAAAGGGCGAATGCCATCTTTTCAGCATATTTCAAAAGAGGACCGCAACGCCCTCATCAACTATCTGATGAATACTGAAACGGTAAGGCCAGCGGCATCCAATGATATCCACAATTCGGGAGTAACAATTGAAAAAACAGCGAAAGGGGATTTTCCCTATTTACCGCCTTACCTTAATAATGGGAATACACAGTTCCGGGATCAGGATAATTATCCGGCCATAAAAGCCCCCTGGGGGACACTCAACGCCATAGACCTGAATACAGGGGAATATCTCTGGAAAGTTCCTTTCGGAGAGTTTCCTGAACTGATGAAAAAGGGAGTACCTCAGACCGGTACTGAAAACCATGGCGGGCCGGTGGTAACGGCCAGTGGTTTGCTGTTCATTGCCGCAACCTATGATGAGAAGATGAGGGCTTTTGACACCGCTACCGGTAAGATTGTCTGGGAGTATAAACTTCCTGCAGGTGGCTTTGCTACCCCTGTTACCTACATGGTGAATGGTAAACAATATATTGCTATTGCTGCCGGTGGAACCAGATATGGACTCGAGCCGGGCGGAAGCTATATTGCCTTTGCCCTTCCCTGA
- a CDS encoding RagB/SusD family nutrient uptake outer membrane protein, translated as MKNITKYLIAAMFIAVTGCSDYLEEDTTGLLYGPNVLSTQEGLEAALTGAYKGLANQWTYGFIHPSANAATLGSDDVTTHPASNKADWREFDQFAVSTTNQRSNAVYNGCYKAIQGANNVINNYEKTTGTKATIDIIVGEAYFIRAFSYYWLTRFWGNIPLIKVGEYSDELLTVTKSTPEEIYNLIVADLKIAETNLPNAKRDPGRPNKGSAKAFLADVYLTMAGWPLKQADKYDLAAAKAKEVIDNRATYGFQLLPTFAAVFENDPASSGTAEAVFQIGGFLGGSGTANATYGNTTMPGEEGGWDDMFAELNFFKEFPEGPRKEATFRTEFGLGATKIPWQNSLTKHPYYKKWYIKGNILTSSISLPSVMMRYAHVLTIYAEAKARGTGGPDQAAYDALNAVRLRGWATGTKALSPADGLSAAQFADEVVRERAWEFACERTRWFDLIRLEKVEEANARKSPDDLQPIKPITKANYWFPLPYSDTSLNPNLN; from the coding sequence ATGAAAAATATCACTAAATATCTTATTGCAGCGATGTTCATAGCGGTCACAGGCTGCTCGGATTATCTTGAAGAAGATACAACAGGGTTACTGTACGGCCCCAATGTATTGTCAACACAGGAAGGGCTTGAAGCCGCACTAACCGGCGCATACAAGGGGCTGGCCAACCAATGGACCTATGGTTTTATCCATCCTTCTGCCAATGCAGCTACGCTGGGCAGTGATGATGTGACAACACACCCGGCCAGTAACAAGGCCGACTGGCGGGAGTTTGACCAGTTTGCAGTTTCTACAACCAATCAGCGGTCCAATGCAGTATATAACGGTTGTTACAAAGCCATTCAGGGCGCTAATAACGTGATCAATAACTATGAAAAAACCACAGGAACCAAGGCCACCATTGACATCATCGTAGGTGAGGCTTATTTCATCAGGGCATTTTCGTATTACTGGCTGACCCGTTTTTGGGGGAATATCCCTTTGATTAAAGTCGGGGAATATTCAGACGAACTGCTCACCGTTACAAAATCCACACCAGAGGAGATATACAATCTCATTGTGGCGGATCTGAAAATAGCAGAAACCAATCTTCCCAATGCCAAACGTGATCCCGGCAGGCCCAATAAAGGTTCGGCGAAAGCTTTCCTCGCCGACGTTTACCTTACCATGGCTGGCTGGCCTTTGAAACAGGCAGACAAATACGATCTGGCTGCTGCAAAAGCCAAGGAAGTGATAGACAACAGGGCAACTTACGGCTTTCAGTTACTGCCTACTTTTGCTGCCGTTTTTGAGAATGATCCCGCATCAAGCGGAACCGCAGAAGCCGTTTTTCAGATTGGCGGCTTTTTGGGAGGAAGCGGAACTGCCAATGCAACTTATGGTAATACCACCATGCCAGGTGAAGAAGGAGGCTGGGATGATATGTTTGCTGAACTGAACTTTTTCAAGGAGTTTCCCGAAGGCCCCAGAAAGGAAGCCACTTTTCGTACCGAATTCGGTCTTGGAGCTACGAAAATTCCATGGCAGAACAGTCTGACAAAACATCCTTATTACAAAAAATGGTATATCAAAGGCAATATCCTTACATCCAGTATATCGCTGCCGTCAGTGATGATGCGTTATGCACACGTGCTTACTATTTATGCTGAGGCAAAAGCACGTGGAACCGGCGGGCCCGATCAGGCTGCTTATGATGCACTGAATGCCGTTCGGCTGAGGGGCTGGGCAACTGGAACGAAGGCGTTATCTCCGGCAGACGGACTTTCAGCTGCACAGTTTGCAGATGAAGTGGTGCGGGAACGTGCCTGGGAGTTCGCTTGTGAAAGAACGAGGTGGTTTGATCTGATCAGGCTGGAGAAAGTAGAAGAGGCGAATGCAAGAAAGAGCCCCGACGACCTTCAGCCGATTAAGCCCATAACGAAGGCTAACTATTGGTTTCCGCTGCCTTATTCCGACACTTCTCTGAACCCGAATTTAAATTAA
- a CDS encoding SusC/RagA family TonB-linked outer membrane protein, whose protein sequence is MRKILKLVFVYLALSGGYVSAQGNRVTGKVTDQNNSVLPGVNILVSGTSTGAVTDENGLYAINVPENASLVFSFIGYVSKTVAVNNRSVIDMQLTEESRNLSEVVVVGYGTQKKTDVTGALSIVSTKEFAQQPVTRLDQVLQGRAAGVQVTQSNGSPGGDSKIRVRGANSVLGNNDPLYVIDGFVGANYNLLNPSDIETIQVLKDASSTSIYGSRGANGVIIITTKKGSKGIKVSYEGQASISNVIKTFDILPAGEFAEIVNARALATGSNPPFTDAQISDFKKNGGTDWQDIIYRTGSGQQHLATVSGGNEKTTFMVSGNFLDQKGIVENTKFNRYVLRSNLNTQLSKRFSMRLNLSGAKTINHNTDGGGPILEALQWAPTTPAYGTDGLPTFNDPTGSVSRSPIDQLYDKSNDIERTNLNAIGGINYQFPIQGLSLDLQYAINYLDAQNKNFTGKRLSNGNPNATRYSSDQVTLQNTNALNYTKTFGNHSLTAVAVLETQQFKDRNFTATANGLRFPQLGYDNIGGNSASTVASGFQKWTLLSLLGRVNYAFKDKYLVTAAVRRDGSSKFSSANRNSIFPSVAVGWRLSEEEFIKKLNVFSNLKLRGSWGMTGSQAINPYATYSPYSSTQVAFNNTGVTTGVIQGNQGNRNLKWETTTQVDAGLEAEFLNGRIRFEVDYFSKKTTDLLLNVALPNYAGGGTQPRNVGEIENKGFEFSLGGTPISTGKFTWESNLNVSTLKNRVVSLGGLPRLGTGTGAGGGMSITNEFMLKPGEPLGSYWGLKYLGTFKPDEVELARQFGRVPGDPHYQDLNGDNNINTDDFQIIGRALPKVTGGWNNTFTYGNLVLNVFFQGAFGVDKLNYSRAGAMSGSGEARQFLLTEIRDYYRTGNETSDIPAFTKTYQPFTQSSRFIENGSFVRLKNLSLGYNIPVSALKDKVNIRVFASATNILTFTDYSGPDPESSNVGSGTDTAIGIDRGSYPNSKTYTLGINIGF, encoded by the coding sequence ATGAGAAAAATTCTAAAACTGGTTTTTGTTTACCTGGCGCTGAGCGGCGGATATGTCTCCGCACAGGGCAATCGGGTAACAGGCAAGGTGACAGATCAGAACAATTCCGTATTGCCGGGTGTGAACATCCTGGTAAGCGGCACGTCGACGGGAGCAGTGACAGATGAAAATGGACTTTATGCGATTAACGTTCCTGAAAACGCCTCCCTGGTATTTTCTTTTATAGGGTATGTCAGCAAAACGGTTGCAGTTAATAACCGTTCAGTTATCGATATGCAGCTTACGGAGGAATCCCGGAATTTGAGCGAGGTGGTTGTAGTAGGGTATGGTACCCAGAAAAAGACGGACGTCACCGGGGCACTCTCTATTGTATCAACCAAGGAATTTGCTCAACAGCCGGTTACCCGCCTTGACCAGGTATTGCAGGGGCGTGCGGCGGGGGTGCAGGTCACGCAGTCCAATGGTTCACCCGGTGGTGATTCGAAGATCCGCGTCAGAGGAGCCAATTCAGTACTTGGCAATAATGATCCCCTTTATGTGATTGATGGTTTTGTAGGTGCAAATTATAACTTACTTAACCCTAGTGACATAGAAACCATACAGGTACTCAAAGATGCCTCTTCCACGTCAATCTACGGAAGCAGGGGAGCAAACGGGGTGATTATCATCACCACCAAAAAGGGTTCGAAGGGTATCAAAGTTTCTTATGAAGGACAGGCCAGTATTTCCAATGTAATCAAAACATTTGATATACTTCCTGCGGGTGAATTTGCAGAGATCGTCAATGCACGCGCATTGGCCACAGGGTCTAATCCGCCTTTTACAGATGCACAAATCAGCGATTTTAAAAAGAATGGCGGTACCGACTGGCAGGATATTATTTACAGAACGGGAAGCGGACAGCAGCACCTGGCAACAGTATCCGGAGGGAATGAAAAAACGACATTTATGGTTTCAGGAAATTTTCTGGATCAGAAAGGGATCGTTGAAAATACCAAATTCAACAGATATGTACTACGGTCCAATCTGAACACCCAGTTGAGCAAACGCTTTTCGATGAGACTTAATCTTTCGGGAGCGAAAACGATCAACCACAATACCGATGGCGGAGGGCCAATACTGGAAGCCTTGCAATGGGCTCCCACCACGCCTGCTTATGGTACCGACGGCCTGCCTACCTTCAACGATCCTACAGGTTCGGTATCCAGAAGTCCGATTGACCAGCTCTACGATAAATCCAATGATATTGAGAGGACTAATTTAAATGCAATCGGTGGTATTAATTATCAGTTTCCGATCCAGGGATTGTCACTCGACCTGCAATATGCCATTAATTATCTGGATGCTCAGAATAAGAACTTTACCGGAAAAAGATTGTCTAACGGAAACCCCAATGCTACACGTTACTCATCCGACCAGGTAACACTTCAGAATACCAATGCACTGAATTATACAAAAACGTTTGGAAATCATAGCCTGACAGCCGTTGCCGTTCTGGAAACGCAACAGTTTAAAGACAGAAACTTTACCGCTACCGCGAATGGACTACGTTTTCCTCAGCTGGGTTATGATAATATTGGTGGAAATTCGGCCTCCACGGTTGCTTCGGGCTTCCAGAAATGGACATTGCTATCTTTGCTGGGAAGGGTCAATTATGCTTTCAAAGACAAATACCTGGTTACAGCCGCTGTACGCCGCGACGGATCCTCCAAATTCAGTTCTGCAAACAGAAACAGTATTTTTCCGTCTGTGGCAGTGGGATGGAGATTGTCAGAAGAGGAGTTTATCAAAAAACTGAACGTTTTTTCTAATCTCAAACTGCGCGGAAGCTGGGGTATGACGGGCAGCCAGGCGATTAACCCATACGCTACCTATTCTCCTTACAGTTCGACGCAGGTTGCATTTAACAATACAGGTGTCACAACCGGTGTGATCCAGGGTAACCAGGGCAACAGAAATCTGAAATGGGAAACCACCACACAGGTGGACGCCGGTCTGGAAGCAGAGTTCCTGAACGGTAGGATCCGGTTTGAGGTCGATTATTTTTCCAAAAAAACAACAGATTTGCTGCTCAATGTGGCGCTGCCAAACTATGCCGGGGGAGGTACCCAACCACGGAATGTTGGAGAAATAGAAAACAAAGGGTTTGAATTTTCACTGGGCGGGACACCCATCAGTACGGGCAAGTTCACCTGGGAGTCAAATCTGAACGTATCTACATTGAAAAACAGGGTCGTAAGCCTGGGTGGTCTTCCCAGACTGGGAACAGGAACCGGCGCAGGTGGAGGGATGTCCATCACCAATGAATTCATGCTGAAACCGGGTGAGCCGCTTGGATCGTACTGGGGGCTCAAATACCTGGGTACTTTCAAGCCCGACGAGGTGGAACTGGCGCGTCAGTTTGGACGGGTGCCGGGCGACCCGCATTACCAGGACCTGAATGGGGATAACAATATCAATACCGACGATTTCCAGATTATCGGAAGGGCCTTGCCAAAAGTAACGGGCGGCTGGAACAACACGTTCACCTATGGTAACCTGGTACTGAACGTATTTTTTCAGGGAGCGTTTGGCGTGGACAAACTGAACTATTCCAGAGCTGGCGCTATGTCAGGCTCGGGAGAAGCCCGTCAGTTCCTGCTGACAGAGATCCGTGATTACTATCGTACCGGTAACGAAACGTCAGATATCCCCGCATTCACTAAAACATACCAGCCGTTTACCCAGTCGAGCCGGTTTATCGAAAACGGAAGCTTCGTCAGGCTTAAAAACCTGAGCCTGGGCTATAATATCCCTGTTTCTGCATTGAAGGATAAAGTGAACATACGTGTTTTTGCAAGCGCAACCAACATTCTCACGTTCACCGACTACTCCGGACCTGATCCTGAATCGAGCAACGTAGGTTCCGGTACTGATACCGCCATAGGTATTGACCGGGGATCCTATCCTAACTCCAAAACGTATACGTTAGGCATCAATATTGGATTTTAA
- the dgoD gene encoding galactonate dehydratase: MGLSDKKSGVSRRSAIQSVLGIAGLGTMLLPKSSYASIPAPFREYGQVKITKLETFLVKPRWIFLKIHTDVGVVGLGEPLLEGRALTIQTAIKEVEPYLIGKDPRSIVHHWQAIYRHAFYRGGPILTSALSGIDHALWDIKGKLLNVPVYELFGGPTRDRVRIYGRAANAEDMKKRKAEGFSVIKTGVAKKNPANIVENPQFIKYASDNFASLREAGGPDMDIAIDFHGAISPQTAKVLIRELEQYQPMFIEEPCQAQNVDTMVDIARGTHLPIATGERIFTKWGFREILEKGAASIVQPDLCHAGGITEGRIIAGMAEAYYVPIAPHNPMGPISLAVGLHLAASVPNFLVQEQVSLGEGYLKNPFKLEKDGSVLIPRGPGLGIELDEEKMKDKIGHDWKNPESYNPFDGSVVDW, translated from the coding sequence ATGGGTTTGTCAGATAAAAAATCAGGTGTTTCAAGGCGTAGCGCCATTCAGTCTGTGCTGGGTATTGCCGGTCTCGGCACCATGCTGTTACCAAAAAGCTCGTATGCCTCCATTCCCGCACCATTCAGGGAGTATGGGCAGGTTAAGATCACAAAACTGGAAACATTCCTCGTAAAACCACGCTGGATTTTTCTGAAGATACATACGGATGTTGGAGTAGTGGGCTTGGGTGAACCTCTGCTCGAAGGCCGTGCGCTCACCATTCAGACGGCTATCAAGGAAGTGGAACCTTATTTAATAGGTAAAGATCCCAGGAGTATTGTTCATCACTGGCAGGCCATTTACCGTCATGCGTTTTACCGGGGCGGGCCTATACTGACCAGTGCACTCAGCGGGATTGATCATGCCCTGTGGGATATCAAAGGGAAACTGCTGAATGTACCTGTTTATGAATTATTTGGCGGCCCCACGCGTGACCGCGTCAGAATATATGGCAGAGCCGCCAATGCGGAGGATATGAAGAAAAGAAAAGCCGAAGGATTCTCGGTAATCAAAACGGGTGTGGCTAAGAAAAATCCTGCTAACATTGTTGAAAACCCGCAGTTTATCAAATATGCGTCTGACAACTTCGCGTCACTGAGAGAAGCCGGCGGGCCGGACATGGACATCGCCATTGATTTTCATGGCGCCATATCTCCTCAAACGGCCAAGGTACTGATCAGAGAGCTTGAACAGTATCAGCCTATGTTCATTGAGGAACCCTGCCAGGCTCAGAATGTGGATACCATGGTGGATATCGCGCGGGGGACTCATTTGCCTATTGCGACCGGCGAACGGATATTCACCAAGTGGGGATTTCGGGAGATATTGGAAAAAGGAGCCGCCAGCATTGTACAACCGGATCTTTGTCATGCCGGAGGTATTACCGAGGGCCGGATCATTGCAGGTATGGCCGAAGCGTATTATGTGCCCATAGCACCGCATAACCCTATGGGGCCAATTTCCCTGGCCGTGGGCCTGCACCTGGCAGCAAGCGTACCTAATTTCCTGGTACAGGAGCAGGTGTCATTGGGTGAGGGATATCTCAAAAATCCTTTCAAGCTGGAAAAAGATGGCAGCGTACTAATCCCCCGCGGACCGGGATTGGGTATAGAGCTGGACGAAGAAAAAATGAAAGATAAAATCGGACACGACTGGAAAAACCCGGAATCTTATAACCCTTTTGACGGCTCAGTGGTAGACTGGTAA